A region of Vigna radiata var. radiata cultivar VC1973A chromosome 10, Vradiata_ver6, whole genome shotgun sequence DNA encodes the following proteins:
- the LOC106775983 gene encoding LRR receptor-like serine/threonine-protein kinase yields MPASLRNLSLSPKIFSFTLLLSLNSLLFFPCSCYSLDHQGETLIAWKNSLNITSDVLPSWNPSASSPCNWFGVYCNSQGEVVEINLKSVNLQGSLPSNFQPLRSLKFLILSSTNLTGRIPKQIGDYLELTFVDLSGNSLFGEIPEEICSLRKLTSLSLHTNFLEGSIPSNIGNLSSLVNLTIYDNHLSGEIPKSIGSLSKLQVFRAGGNKNLKGEIPWEIGNCTNLVVLGLAETSISGSLPSSIKMLKKVKTIAIYTTLLSGYIPEEIGNCSELQNLYLHQNSISGSIPSQIGELNQLKSLLLWQNNIVGTIPEELGSCTEIKVIDLSENLLTGSIPRSFGNLLNLHELQLSVNQLSGIIPPEISNCTSLNQLELDNNALSGEIPDLIGNLKGLTLFFAWKNKLTGNIPDSLSECQELEALDLSYNNLIGPVPRQLFGLRNLTKLLLLSNELSGFIPPDIGNCTSLYRLRLNHNRLAGNIPPEIGNLKSLNFMDMSNNHLTGEIPPTLSGCQNLEFLDLHSNSLTGSVPDSLPKSLELIDLSDNRLSGALSHSIGSLVELTKLNLGKNQISGRIPAEILSCTKLQLLDLGSNSLDGEIPNEVGLIPSLEISLNLSFNQFSGKIPSQFSGLTKLGVLDLSHNKLSGNLDALSDLENLVSLNVSFNGFSGELPNTRFFHKLPLSDLAENHGLYIAGGVVTPADKVHASSTMKFIMSILLSTSAVLVLLTIYVLVRTHIASKVLMENEAWEMTLYQKLDFSIDDIVFNLTSANVIGTGSSGVVYKVTIPNGETLAVKKMWSSEESGAFNSEIQTLGSIRHKNIIRLLGWGSNKNLKLLFYDYLPNGSLSSLLHGSGKGKAEWETRYDVILGVAHALAYLHHDCLPAIIHGDVKAMNVLLGPGYQPYLADFGLARTATEIADNTNSKPLQRHYLAGSYGYMAPEHASLQPITEKSDVYSFGMVLLEVLSGRHPLDPTLPGGAHLVQWVRNHLASKGDPSDILDTKLRGRADPTMHEMLQTLAVSFLCVSTRSQERPTMKDVVAMLKEIRPLETSRTDSDVLKGGLTSHSSPPPPKNVVSHGSSTCSYNFSDNSIS; encoded by the exons ATGCCTGCAAGCTTAAGGAATCTGTCACTTTCTCCCAAAATCTTCTCCTTCACcttgcttctttcattaaacTCCCTTCTCTTTTTTCCATGTTCTTGTTACTCCCTTGATCACCAAGGTGAGACTCTTATAGCATGGAAAAACAGTTTGAACATCACTTCAGATGTGTTACCATCATGGAACCCTTCAGCCTCAAGCCCATGCAACTGGTTTGGGGTGTATTGCAACTCACAAGGAGAAGTTGTAGAGATAAACCTCAAGTCAGTCAACTTGCAAGGCTCATTGCCTTCAAATTTTCAACCTCTAAGGTCCTTGAAGTTTCTCATACTCTCATCAACCAACCTCACTGGAAGGATTCCAAAACAGATTGGAGACTATCTAGAGCTCACCTTTGTTGATCTCAGTGGCAATTCTCTCTTTGGTGAAATTCCAGAAGAAATTTGCAGCCTCAGAAAACTTACGAGTTTGTCTCTCCATACAAACTTCCTTGAAGGCAGCATTCCATCCAATATTGGCAATTTATCAAGCCTTGTGAACTTGACAATCTATGATAATCATCTCAGTGGTGAAATTCCAAAGAGCATTGGCTCCTTAAGCAAGCTCCAAGTTTTCAGAGCCGGTGGCAATAAGAACCTCAAGGGTGAGATCCCATGGGAGATTGGAAACTGCACCAACTTGGTCGTGCTAGGCCTTGCAGAAACCAGCATTTCTGGAAGTCTTCCTTCTTCAATCAAAATGCTGAAAAAAGTCAAAACCATAGCCATATACACAACTCTATTGTCAGGTTATATTCCAGAAGAGATTGGCAATTGCAGTGAGTTGCAGAACCTGTACTTACATCAGAACTCTATCTCTGGCTCAATACCAAGCCAAATTGGAGAACTCAACCAGCTTAAGAGTCTACTTTTGTGGCAAAACAATATAGTTGGTACCATCCCAGAAGAGCTTGGAAGCTGCACAGAGATCAAAGTCATAGACTTATCTGAAAACCTTCTCACTGGTAGCATACCAAGAAGTTTTGGCAACCTTTTAAATCTCCATGAGCTTCAGCTAAGTGTCAATCAGCTCTCTGGTATAATCCCTCCAGAGATTTCAAATTGCACTTCTCTGAATCAACTGGAACTTGACAACAATGCTCTCTCTGGTGAGATTCCTGATCTTATTGGAAACTTGAAAGGCTTGACTCTTTTCTTTGCATGGAAGAACAAGCTAACAGGAAACATTCCAGATAGTCTTTCTGAGTGCCAAGAACTTGAGGCACTTGATCTTTCTTACAACAACTTGATTGGTCCTGTACCCAGACAACTATTTGGGTTGAGGAACCTCACCAAACTTCTGCTTCTTTCCAATGAGTTATCAGGCTTTATACCACCTGATATAGGAAATTGCACAAGCCTCTACAGGCTGAGGTTGAATCACAACAGACTAGCAGGTAACATTCCTCCAGAGATTGGCAACTTGaagagtttgaattttatgGACATGAGCAACAATCATCTCACTGGAGAGATTCCTCCAACGCTATCTGGATGCCAGAATCTTGAGTTTCTAGACCTTCATTCCAACAGTCTCACTGGTTCTGTTCCAGATTCTCTTCCCAAAAGCCTTGAGTTGATTGACTTGTCAGATAACAGGCTAAGTGGTGCGTTGAGTCACTCCATTGGTTCATTGGTTGAATTAACCAAACTCAACCTTGGAAAGAATCAGATAAGTGGAAGAATCCCTGCAGAGATCTTGTCCTGTACTAAGCTACAACTTCTGGACTTGGGAAGCAATAGCTTAGATGGAGAAATTCCCAATGAAGTTGGTTTAATTCCTTCATTGGAAATCTCACTCAATCTTAGCTTCAATCAGTTTTCTGGTAAAATTCCATCCCAGTTCTCTGGTCTTACCAAACTAGGAGTGCTTGATCTGTCTCACAACAAGCTCTCAGGGAATTTAGATGCCCTCTCTGACCTTGAGAATCTTGTCTCCTTAAACGTTTCCTTCAATGGCTTCTCTGGTGAGTTACCTAACACTCGATTCTTCCACAAACTCCCTCTTAGTGATCTTGCTGAAAATCATGGCCTCTACATTGCCGGAGGCGTTGTAACTCCTGCTGACAAAGTCCATGCTTCATCGACCATGAAGTTCATCATGTCCATTCTCTTAAGCACCAGTGCAGTTCTAGTGCTGCTTACAATATATGTCTTGGTCCGTACTCACATTGCCAGCAAGGTTCTCATGGAAAATGAAGCTTGGGAGATGACTTTGTATCAGAAGCTTGATTTCTCCATTGATGACATTGTCTTCAATTTGACATCAGCCAATGTGATTGGCACTGGAAGCTCTGGAGTGGTGTACAAGGTGACAATTCCAAATGGTGAAACACTGGCAGTTAAAAAGATGTGGTCATCAGAAGAGTCAGGAGCATTCAATTCTGAAATTCAAACATTGGGGTCAATTAGGCACAAGAACATCATCAGGCTTCTGGGTTGGGGATCAAACAAGAACCTGAAGCTGCTGTTTTATGACTACCTCCCTAATGGAAGCCTGAGTTCATTGCTTCATGGTTCAGGAAAGGGAAAAGCTGAATGGGAGACAAGATATGATGTTATATTAGGTGTGGCACATGCACTAGCATATTTGCACCATGATTGTTTGCCTGCCATTATCCATGGAGATGTCAAAGCCATGAATGTGTTATTAGGTCCAGGATATCAACCTTACCTTGCTGACTTTGGCCTGGCAAGAACTGCAACTGAAATTGCTGACAATACTAACTCCAAGCCACTTCAAAGACATTACCTTGCTGGTTCTTATGGATACATGGCTCCTg AGCATGCATCTCTTCAGCCTATCACTGAAAAGAGTGATGTGTACAGTTTTGGCATGGTTCTACTTGAGGTTCTCAGTGGAAGGCACCCATTAGACCCAACTCTGCCAGGGGGTGCACACTTGGTTCAGTGGGTTAGGAACCACTTGGCTAGCAAAGGAGACCCTTCTGACATTCTTGACACAAAGTTGAGAGGGAGGGCTGATCCAACCATGCATGAAATGCTACAAACTCTAGCAGTGTCATTTCTATGTGTAAGCACTAGATCTCAAGAACGTCCAACAATGAAGGATGTTGTTGCAATGCTGAAGGAAATTAGACCCCTTGAGACCTCAAGAACGGACTCTGATGTATTGAAGGGAGGTTTAACTTCACACAGTTCTCCACCACCTCCTAAGAATGTGGTTTCACATGGATCTTCTACATGCTCTTATAATTTCTCAGATAACTCAATCAGTTGA